Proteins co-encoded in one Methanobrevibacter olleyae genomic window:
- the lonB gene encoding ATP-dependent protease LonB, whose amino-acid sequence MLDYEAISNTADVEVPPLLIDQVIGHEESVETIKKAAKQRRNVLLIGDPGVGKSMLAKGMAELLPPEVLEDVLVYPNGEDSNYPLIRTVPAGQGKKIVKANKANVKSGDEKKMMITMFATAAIFVLGILYQRIFEAIIAVLLVIFISMQIKPKSTNMAPKLLVNNGDKRFAPFMDATGAHAGALLGDVRHDPYQSGGLGTPAHERVESGMIHKAHKGVLYIDEIGTMSMKTQQELLSAMQEKKYSITGQSENSSGAMVRSQAVPCDFVLVASGNIQVLEGMHIAMRSRIRGYGYEVFMKDYMEDNEENRKKLVQFVAQEIKNDGRIPHFATDALDEIILEAKRRSGRKNSLTLRLRELGGLVRSSGDVAIEEGVDLVSAEHVITAKKFSRTLEQQIVDRSIVQRKEYSVFYSSGGKIGMVNGLAVMGDRSGIVMPIAAEMAPANSKNEGKIIVTGKLGEIALDSVQNVSAIIKKYTQVDISNHDIHVQFLQSYDGVEGDSASVSITAAVISAVEGIPIDQSIALTGSLSVRGDVMPIGGATSKIEAAAEAGIKKVLLPKSNMEDVMLEKKYEDMIEIVPIETIEDVLENILINGSKKERLIQKMREISGVVTSKVSTDAMNLSKPSHN is encoded by the coding sequence ATGCTTGATTATGAAGCAATTTCAAACACTGCAGATGTAGAAGTGCCTCCTTTACTTATTGACCAAGTTATTGGTCATGAAGAATCTGTTGAAACTATTAAAAAAGCAGCAAAACAAAGAAGGAATGTTCTTCTTATTGGTGATCCTGGTGTAGGTAAATCAATGTTAGCTAAAGGAATGGCTGAATTATTACCTCCTGAGGTTTTAGAAGATGTATTGGTTTATCCTAATGGTGAAGATAGTAATTATCCATTAATCAGAACTGTTCCTGCAGGTCAAGGTAAGAAGATAGTTAAAGCAAACAAAGCTAATGTTAAAAGTGGTGATGAGAAGAAGATGATGATTACCATGTTTGCTACTGCAGCTATCTTTGTTTTAGGTATATTATATCAAAGAATCTTTGAAGCTATTATTGCTGTGCTTCTTGTTATATTTATTTCAATGCAAATTAAACCTAAATCAACTAATATGGCTCCAAAATTATTAGTAAACAATGGAGATAAAAGATTTGCACCATTTATGGATGCTACTGGAGCTCATGCAGGTGCATTATTAGGTGATGTAAGGCATGACCCTTATCAATCTGGTGGTCTTGGAACTCCTGCACATGAACGTGTAGAAAGTGGTATGATTCATAAAGCACATAAAGGAGTTTTATACATAGATGAAATCGGTACAATGAGTATGAAAACTCAACAAGAACTTTTATCTGCAATGCAAGAGAAAAAATATTCAATTACTGGTCAAAGTGAAAACAGTAGTGGTGCAATGGTTCGTTCTCAAGCAGTTCCATGTGATTTTGTTCTTGTAGCTTCTGGAAATATTCAAGTTCTTGAAGGTATGCACATTGCTATGCGTTCAAGAATTAGAGGATATGGTTACGAAGTCTTTATGAAAGATTATATGGAAGATAATGAAGAAAACAGGAAAAAACTTGTTCAATTCGTTGCTCAAGAAATTAAAAATGATGGTAGAATTCCACACTTTGCAACAGATGCTTTAGATGAAATCATATTAGAAGCTAAACGTAGATCTGGTAGAAAAAATTCATTAACCCTTAGACTTAGAGAGTTAGGTGGTTTAGTACGTTCATCTGGGGACGTGGCTATTGAAGAAGGGGTTGACTTAGTAAGTGCAGAACATGTTATAACTGCTAAAAAATTTTCAAGAACCTTAGAACAACAAATCGTAGATAGATCTATTGTTCAAAGAAAAGAATACAGCGTATTCTATTCAAGTGGTGGAAAAATTGGTATGGTTAATGGTTTAGCAGTTATGGGTGATAGAAGCGGTATTGTCATGCCAATTGCTGCTGAAATGGCTCCTGCAAACAGTAAAAATGAAGGTAAAATCATTGTTACTGGTAAACTTGGTGAAATTGCATTAGATTCTGTTCAAAATGTAAGTGCAATTATTAAAAAATACACTCAAGTAGATATTTCTAACCATGATATTCATGTTCAATTCTTACAAAGTTATGATGGTGTAGAAGGAGACAGTGCAAGTGTCTCTATAACTGCAGCTGTTATTTCTGCTGTTGAAGGAATTCCAATTGATCAATCTATTGCATTAACTGGTTCTTTAAGCGTTCGTGGAGATGTAATGCCTATTGGTGGAGCTACTTCTAAAATTGAAGCAGCAGCTGAAGCAGGTATTAAAAAAGTTTTATTACCAAAATCAAACATGGAAGATGTAATGCTTGAGAAAAAGTATGAAGACATGATTGAAATTGTTCCTATTGAAACAATCGAAGATGTTTTAGAAAACATATTAATTAATGGTAGTAAGAAAGAAAGATTAATTCAGAAAATGAGAGAGATTAGTGGTGTAGTAACTAGCAAAGTATCTACTGATGCTATGAATTTATCTAAACCAAGTCATAATTAA
- a CDS encoding ribose-phosphate diphosphokinase codes for MIIGGSASQKLAADVAKELGETLSSLETKKFPDGERYLRIKGEVEKDVTVIQSTGFPQDEHLIELLFLIRTLKDLGAEHIKVVVPYLGYGRQELRFKDGEAISAQVVANLIEESGADEFISINLHEDSVRDFFNIPTANLSAMPPIAEYIADNVENPIIIAPDKGALGFAEEIAEILGCNCTYMSKIRLGPDKVETRIVDVQCDFDSEDFDKVKKDSKVNIDSVNGKEAVIIDDIIATGGTIVNAIDILKEHGAKSVYVCCVHPVLVNDAVLKICAAGARDLASTDTLRSDVSSISVAKIIADALK; via the coding sequence TTGATAATTGGTGGTTCAGCATCACAAAAATTAGCAGCAGATGTTGCAAAAGAATTAGGAGAGACCTTATCTTCTCTTGAAACTAAAAAATTTCCTGATGGTGAAAGATATCTTAGGATTAAAGGGGAAGTTGAAAAAGATGTAACTGTTATTCAATCAACAGGTTTTCCTCAAGATGAACATTTAATTGAATTATTATTTTTAATTAGAACTCTTAAAGACTTAGGTGCAGAGCATATTAAAGTAGTTGTTCCATATTTAGGTTATGGTAGGCAAGAGTTAAGATTTAAAGATGGAGAAGCTATCTCTGCTCAAGTGGTGGCTAATTTAATTGAAGAATCTGGTGCAGATGAATTTATTTCAATTAACTTACATGAAGACAGTGTTAGAGATTTCTTTAATATTCCAACTGCAAACCTTTCTGCCATGCCTCCAATTGCAGAATATATTGCAGATAATGTAGAAAATCCTATAATCATTGCTCCAGATAAAGGTGCTTTAGGATTTGCAGAAGAAATAGCTGAAATTCTTGGTTGTAATTGTACTTATATGAGTAAAATTAGATTAGGTCCAGATAAAGTAGAAACTAGAATCGTTGATGTACAATGTGATTTTGATTCAGAAGATTTTGATAAAGTTAAAAAAGATTCTAAAGTTAATATTGACTCTGTAAATGGAAAAGAAGCAGTTATTATTGATGATATTATAGCTACTGGTGGAACAATTGTTAATGCAATAGATATTTTAAAAGAGCATGGTGCAAAATCAGTTTATGTATGCTGTGTTCATCCAGTACTTGTAAATGATGCTGTTTTAAAAATATGTGCTGCTGGAGCTCGTGATTTGGCAAGTACCGATACTTTAAGATCTGATGTTAGTAGTATTTCTGTAGCTAAAATCATTGCAGATGCTTTAAAATAA
- the hypA gene encoding hydrogenase maturation nickel metallochaperone HypA — MHELSMAQGILNAVLETAEANDAIEVTEMIVEIGRLAMLNPEQLKFMLGVLCQDTIAENSDIIIENIDVEVKCHNCDFEGVANVDSSDHYAPMILCPKCESHRVEVLNGKDVTVRNISIEREDDGEN, encoded by the coding sequence ATGCATGAATTATCTATGGCTCAAGGGATTTTAAATGCAGTTTTAGAAACTGCTGAAGCTAATGATGCAATTGAAGTAACTGAAATGATTGTTGAGATTGGAAGATTGGCTATGCTTAATCCCGAGCAACTAAAGTTTATGTTAGGTGTTTTATGCCAAGACACCATAGCAGAAAATTCTGATATTATTATTGAAAATATTGATGTTGAAGTTAAATGTCACAATTGTGACTTTGAAGGTGTAGCTAATGTTGATAGCAGTGATCATTATGCTCCTATGATTTTATGTCCAAAATGTGAAAGTCATAGAGTTGAAGTTCTTAATGGTAAAGATGTAACTGTTAGAAATATTAGTATTGAAAGAGAAGATGATGGAGAAAATTAA
- the hypB gene encoding hydrogenase nickel incorporation protein HypB yields MHKVADVEVAKNIMDANKKLAHKNLHTLEDNNIFCVDFVGAIGSGKTSLIEDIIDAVDERIGVIAGDVISKFDAGRIESHNVPVVGLNTGKECHLDAHLVGHGLGDLPLEDIDYLFIENVGNLICPVDFELGSHMRIVVVSVSEGDDTVEKHPLIFQNSDLVIINKIDLADAVGANVGKMVDDAKSLNPDVKVITTSLKEDKGLDEVIEAIEACKAHQAEHHHHH; encoded by the coding sequence ATGCATAAAGTTGCTGATGTTGAAGTAGCAAAGAACATTATGGATGCTAATAAAAAATTAGCACATAAAAATTTACATACTTTAGAAGATAATAATATCTTTTGTGTTGACTTTGTAGGAGCTATAGGTTCTGGTAAGACTTCCCTTATTGAAGATATTATTGATGCTGTTGATGAGAGGATTGGTGTTATTGCAGGAGATGTAATTAGTAAATTTGATGCTGGAAGAATAGAATCACATAATGTTCCTGTAGTTGGATTAAACACTGGTAAGGAGTGTCACTTAGATGCACATTTGGTGGGTCATGGTTTAGGTGATTTACCACTTGAAGATATTGATTACTTATTTATTGAAAATGTAGGAAACTTAATATGTCCTGTTGACTTTGAATTAGGTTCTCATATGAGAATTGTTGTAGTGTCTGTTAGTGAAGGTGATGATACTGTAGAAAAACACCCACTTATATTCCAAAACTCTGATTTAGTAATAATTAATAAAATTGATTTAGCTGATGCAGTTGGTGCTAATGTAGGTAAGATGGTAGATGATGCAAAAAGTCTCAATCCCGATGTAAAAGTTATTACTACTAGTTTAAAAGAAGATAAAGGATTAGATGAAGTGATTGAAGCTATTGAAGCTTGTAAAGCACATCAAGCAGAGCATCACCATCATCATTAA
- a CDS encoding DUF354 domain-containing protein has product MKIWIDISNAPHVRFFKDVIKYFEDEGEDVLVTTRKFGDIHKLMDMYDIDFVSVGKHGVTLEEKLKESAQRVVNLADLVSGENFDVAISKHSIELPRVAFGLGIPSLYVLDNEHAMAANKLTLPLCSKIIVPSIIDEWKLMHYGANPNDIIRYNGTSELMHFNNFVFNENIFDDLGLNLPLQRTILMRPEPSLASYLNTDCRKSVLSPVVDVLKEYANILILPRFKEQAEIFEGIKNVTILKPPVDTSSIIKASDLVIGAGGTMNREAAILQTPVISCYPGDTLSVDQFYVNNDLMYRTTDLDEITKQALSFIVNPNKPIELKTDNLFELILNKTYELANSKK; this is encoded by the coding sequence ATGAAAATATGGATCGATATATCAAATGCTCCTCATGTAAGATTTTTTAAAGATGTTATTAAGTATTTTGAAGATGAAGGAGAAGATGTTTTAGTAACAACTCGTAAATTTGGAGATATTCATAAATTAATGGATATGTATGATATAGACTTTGTATCTGTAGGTAAACATGGAGTCACATTAGAAGAAAAACTTAAGGAAAGTGCTCAGCGTGTTGTTAATTTAGCGGATTTAGTTTCTGGTGAAAACTTTGATGTTGCAATATCAAAACATTCTATTGAACTTCCAAGAGTTGCTTTTGGTCTTGGAATCCCTAGTTTATATGTTTTAGATAATGAACATGCAATGGCTGCTAATAAATTGACCCTTCCATTATGTAGTAAAATTATAGTTCCAAGTATTATTGATGAATGGAAATTAATGCACTATGGTGCTAATCCTAATGATATTATTCGCTATAATGGAACTTCTGAGCTGATGCACTTTAACAACTTTGTATTTAATGAAAATATTTTTGATGACTTAGGTCTAAATTTACCATTACAAAGAACTATTTTGATGAGACCTGAACCTTCTCTTGCTTCTTATTTAAATACTGATTGTAGAAAATCTGTTTTATCTCCTGTTGTAGATGTTTTAAAAGAATATGCAAATATTCTTATTTTGCCTCGTTTTAAAGAACAGGCTGAAATATTTGAGGGTATTAAAAATGTTACTATTTTAAAACCTCCTGTTGATACTTCAAGTATTATTAAAGCATCTGATCTTGTGATTGGTGCAGGAGGTACAATGAATAGGGAAGCGGCTATACTTCAGACTCCAGTTATTTCATGTTATCCTGGAGACACTTTATCTGTAGATCAGTTTTATGTAAATAATGATTTGATGTATAGAACTACTGATTTAGATGAAATTACTAAACAAGCTCTTAGTTTTATTGTAAATCCAAATAAACCAATCGAGTTAAAAACAGATAATTTATTTGAATTAATTCTAAATAAGACTTATGAATTGGCTAATTCTAAAAAATAA
- a CDS encoding ABC transporter ATP-binding protein encodes MPPRPSRKPPEKPANSKESIKNIFNLLKDYKLKVIVTIICGILSTIFSVIGPLLIGLATTAIFDGINSGNMNLEYIINLLIIVVILYIISGVFSYLQSYFLIEISTDISYSLRKELIEKITHLSMRNLDLNRRGDILSIITNDVDSLQNGLNQTFNQLLTAIITIIGITIMMLSINLWMTVATIILIPIAFLIITYVTKFSQNYYLRQLKYRGNLNGQIEESFTGHEIIRSFNQEEESMEIFEKDNENWYEQEWKSKFYSSLSAPLMNFISNFAYVIIAVLGAVLVLQKAIAVGDILAFIQYSKNFTHPIQQITNVMNMVQTAMAASERIFEFLEISKEENPSRKQISKMNEGISFENVSFSYNEDEKIIKNLSFTAKKGEKIAIVGETGAGKTTIIKLLMRFYDVDSGEIKIDGVNINEYDKNSLRSLVGMVLQDTWLFNDTILNNIRYGKLDAREEEIINASKEAHADNFIRQIPDGYNSYLNEDTDNISHGQKQLLTIARTILSNKQILALDEATSSVDTRTEKIIQEAMDKLMENRTSFIIAHRLSTVRNADKIIVIEDGEIIEEGSHEELLEKKGYYYNTLNTQIKENII; translated from the coding sequence ATGCCACCAAGGCCAAGCAGAAAACCTCCTGAAAAGCCAGCTAATAGCAAGGAATCTATTAAAAATATATTTAATCTTTTAAAGGATTATAAACTAAAGGTAATTGTAACCATTATTTGCGGTATTTTATCAACAATATTTTCAGTAATAGGTCCCTTACTAATCGGATTAGCTACAACTGCAATATTTGATGGAATAAACTCTGGAAATATGAATTTAGAATATATAATCAATTTACTCATCATAGTAGTAATTTTATATATTATAAGTGGGGTTTTCTCATATCTTCAAAGTTATTTCTTAATAGAAATATCAACAGATATAAGTTATAGCTTAAGAAAAGAATTAATAGAAAAAATTACCCATTTATCAATGAGAAATTTAGATCTAAATAGAAGAGGAGATATTTTATCAATAATTACAAATGATGTAGATTCTCTCCAAAATGGACTCAATCAAACATTTAATCAATTATTAACAGCTATTATTACAATAATTGGCATAACAATAATGATGCTATCTATTAACTTATGGATGACAGTTGCAACAATAATATTAATTCCAATAGCATTTCTAATTATAACTTATGTTACTAAATTCTCACAAAACTATTATTTAAGACAATTAAAATATAGAGGCAATCTAAATGGACAAATTGAAGAATCATTTACAGGACATGAAATTATTCGTTCATTTAACCAGGAAGAAGAGTCTATGGAAATCTTTGAAAAAGATAATGAGAATTGGTATGAGCAAGAATGGAAATCTAAATTCTATTCAAGTTTATCTGCACCTTTAATGAATTTTATTTCGAATTTTGCATATGTTATAATAGCGGTTCTTGGAGCTGTACTTGTACTTCAAAAAGCAATAGCAGTAGGGGATATTTTAGCATTTATTCAATACTCTAAAAACTTCACACATCCCATTCAACAAATAACAAATGTAATGAATATGGTCCAAACTGCAATGGCTGCAAGTGAAAGAATCTTTGAATTTTTAGAAATATCTAAGGAAGAAAATCCTTCAAGAAAGCAAATAAGTAAAATGAATGAAGGAATCAGCTTTGAAAATGTTAGTTTTTCCTATAATGAAGATGAAAAAATAATTAAAAATTTATCATTTACAGCGAAAAAAGGTGAAAAAATAGCTATTGTAGGTGAAACTGGAGCTGGAAAGACAACTATCATAAAATTGCTTATGAGATTCTATGATGTAGATAGTGGTGAGATAAAAATTGATGGGGTGAATATCAATGAATATGATAAAAATAGCCTTAGGTCACTTGTAGGAATGGTACTTCAAGATACTTGGTTATTTAATGATACAATATTGAATAATATTCGTTATGGTAAATTAGATGCAAGAGAAGAAGAAATTATAAATGCTTCAAAAGAAGCCCATGCAGATAATTTTATAAGACAAATCCCTGACGGATATAATAGTTATTTAAATGAAGATACAGATAATATTTCTCATGGTCAAAAACAGCTTTTAACAATTGCAAGAACTATTCTTTCTAATAAACAAATATTAGCTTTAGATGAAGCAACATCTTCAGTTGATACAAGAACCGAAAAAATAATTCAAGAAGCTATGGATAAACTAATGGAAAATAGAACAAGCTTTATCATAGCACATAGATTATCAACCGTTAGAAATGCAGACAAAATAATCGTAATTGAAGATGGGGAAATTATAGAAGAAGGTAGTCATGAAGAATTATTAGAGAAAAAAGGATACTACTACAATACCTTAAACACTCAAATAAAGGAGAACATCATATGA
- a CDS encoding ABC transporter ATP-binding protein has protein sequence MKQLLKPLKKSIIQISLILIFLLINVYCNLTLPSYTADIVDIGIQNTDFNYIINVGTMMMIMVLIGVLATIALSYLSSKVSSAYGRDLRKMTYEKILKFSNFELNKISRSSLITRNTNDVYQIQTFLAMLFTTILFAPILGIGSIVKALELGTNLLWIIVVTFISVAIPLGVIFLKAVPYFKIIQELIDKINQTSREILIGMPVIKAFIRQDYEEERFDKTNEEFKSVNLYVFKTIFLLMPTMTLILNIMIVLILYFGAYDAINGEILTGTIIAFIQYSTQIVTSFLMIGGFTIMIPRILVSGRRVAEVLNTEISISDGPIDKIDDNPTIIFKNVSYRYPESEKETLKGINFKLEKGKTTAIIGGTGSGKSTILNLIPRLQDLTSGEILVNGKNIKEYKLATLREKISYTPQKAILFQGTVRSNIQVGRKDADDEEIKKALDMAQVDFIESLDDEVSQGASNFSGGQKQRLQLARAIISKGAFYLFDDCFSALDMNTEAKVKEKLKDLKETSSILIISQRISTIMDADEIIVLDNGEIVDKGSHDYLYKNCNIYKEIVSSQIEDAEDLLYENTKSSFTIDTNSINISREGK, from the coding sequence ATGAAACAATTACTTAAACCCTTAAAAAAGAGTATAATCCAAATATCTCTTATTCTCATATTCTTACTAATAAACGTGTACTGTAACTTAACTCTACCATCCTACACTGCAGATATTGTAGATATTGGTATACAGAATACTGATTTTAACTACATAATAAATGTAGGAACTATGATGATGATTATGGTTTTAATAGGAGTACTTGCTACAATAGCTCTCTCTTACCTATCAAGTAAAGTTTCATCAGCTTATGGAAGAGATTTAAGAAAAATGACTTATGAGAAAATTTTAAAATTTTCAAATTTTGAACTGAATAAGATATCAAGATCATCCCTTATAACTCGTAATACAAACGATGTATACCAAATACAAACCTTTTTAGCTATGCTTTTTACTACAATATTATTTGCGCCAATATTAGGTATAGGAAGTATTGTCAAAGCATTAGAACTTGGAACTAATCTTCTATGGATTATTGTAGTAACATTTATCTCAGTAGCTATACCTCTTGGGGTAATATTTCTAAAAGCTGTACCTTACTTTAAGATAATACAAGAATTGATTGATAAAATCAACCAAACATCAAGAGAAATATTAATTGGTATGCCTGTTATTAAAGCATTCATAAGGCAAGATTATGAAGAGGAAAGGTTTGATAAAACTAATGAGGAATTTAAATCTGTGAATTTATATGTTTTTAAAACTATCTTCCTTTTAATGCCTACAATGACTTTGATATTAAATATAATGATAGTTCTTATTTTATACTTTGGAGCTTATGATGCAATCAATGGAGAAATCTTAACTGGAACGATAATAGCATTTATCCAGTATTCTACACAAATTGTAACTTCATTTTTAATGATTGGAGGATTTACAATTATGATTCCAAGAATTTTAGTATCTGGAAGACGTGTAGCTGAAGTATTAAATACAGAAATATCAATTAGTGATGGACCAATAGATAAAATAGACGATAATCCAACTATTATATTTAAAAATGTAAGCTATAGGTATCCTGAAAGTGAAAAAGAAACATTGAAAGGTATTAATTTTAAATTAGAAAAAGGAAAAACTACAGCAATAATAGGTGGAACTGGAAGTGGAAAGTCAACAATCTTAAACTTAATTCCACGTCTTCAAGACTTAACAAGTGGTGAAATATTAGTTAATGGTAAAAATATAAAGGAGTATAAATTAGCTACCCTTAGGGAAAAAATTTCATACACCCCTCAAAAGGCTATTCTTTTCCAAGGAACAGTAAGATCAAATATACAAGTAGGCAGAAAGGATGCAGATGATGAGGAAATAAAAAAAGCATTAGATATGGCTCAAGTAGACTTTATAGAAAGTTTAGATGATGAGGTATCACAAGGAGCATCTAATTTCTCAGGAGGCCAAAAACAGCGCCTTCAATTAGCAAGAGCAATAATTTCTAAAGGTGCCTTTTACCTATTTGATGATTGTTTTTCAGCACTTGATATGAATACAGAAGCAAAAGTTAAAGAAAAGCTAAAAGATTTAAAAGAAACTTCATCAATACTTATTATCTCACAAAGAATTTCAACAATTATGGATGCAGATGAAATAATAGTACTTGATAATGGTGAGATTGTTGATAAAGGAAGCCATGACTACTTATATAAAAATTGTAATATTTATAAAGAAATCGTATCTTCACAAATTGAAGATGCAGAAGACTTATTATACGAAAATACCAAATCTAGTTTTACTATAGATACTAATTCAATCAATATATCAAGAGAAGGTAAATAA
- a CDS encoding type I restriction enzyme endonuclease domain-containing protein, which produces MNSYTLILTIFLNLFLFFYFYKFNYVDWDNREDIKATLKVDLILLLDKNGYPPEFNDEVFSEVFEQAENFKKYA; this is translated from the coding sequence ATGAATTCTTATACTTTAATTTTAACGATTTTTTTAAATTTATTTTTATTTTTCTATTTTTATAAATTCAACTATGTTGATTGGGATAATAGAGAAGATATTAAAGCTACATTAAAAGTAGATTTAATATTACTTCTTGATAAAAATGGTTATCCTCCAGAATTTAATGATGAGGTATTTTCAGAAGTATTTGAACAAGCAGAGAATTTTAAGAAATATGCTTAA
- a CDS encoding DUF1890 domain-containing protein, with amino-acid sequence MKALFLLGCPEAPSQTPIALYASYKLSKMGYDVTVSSNPAAGKILDLSDPEGIYVKKRIDIEKCLDEINEGDYDLLVGCVHKDAAATFFITYCHILQCKSLALIFSREADEVAEFADMVESSTDADIIAVRAFHNPNPIKVKFDKYLKTLEEQLSNHE; translated from the coding sequence ATGAAAGCATTATTTTTACTTGGATGTCCTGAAGCTCCTTCACAAACCCCTATTGCGTTGTATGCTTCATATAAATTAAGTAAGATGGGTTACGATGTTACTGTATCAAGTAATCCTGCAGCTGGAAAAATATTAGATTTATCTGATCCTGAAGGAATTTATGTAAAAAAGAGAATAGATATTGAAAAATGTTTAGATGAAATTAATGAGGGAGATTATGATTTATTAGTAGGCTGTGTTCACAAAGATGCAGCAGCTACTTTCTTTATAACTTATTGTCATATTTTGCAGTGTAAATCTCTTGCCCTTATCTTTTCAAGAGAAGCTGATGAAGTTGCAGAATTTGCTGATATGGTTGAATCATCTACTGATGCAGATATTATTGCTGTTAGAGCATTCCATAACCCAAATCCAATTAAAGTTAAATTTGATAAATATTTAAAAACTTTAGAAGAACAATTATCAAATCATG